From a single Halobacteriovorax sp. DA5 genomic region:
- a CDS encoding PilZ domain-containing protein, whose amino-acid sequence MSTKKFEQDIIESINENSEVIVWDVIDHNIVRLPAKIKSLNAFAKQIFLTIEDGLRDSLAHFVRGPGLLKFYIPDLQLIFISELNASHGNSLEISYPVKEKRLERREHERFEPLIPLYSCFQNIKYEIFDISEGGISFVLGASQYEQLFSNKNEVLNFEVGFAKEKIHVKGHVVNKKKIRPYQISRFPYGAYRIAVAIDNNPEYRKHVKKLQAGCDNLIKDLL is encoded by the coding sequence ATGAGCACAAAGAAGTTTGAACAAGATATTATTGAATCAATAAATGAAAACAGTGAAGTTATTGTCTGGGACGTTATTGATCATAACATTGTTAGACTTCCGGCCAAAATAAAAAGTCTTAATGCCTTTGCCAAACAAATCTTTTTAACAATCGAAGATGGCTTAAGAGATAGCTTGGCGCACTTTGTTCGAGGGCCAGGACTATTAAAGTTCTATATTCCAGATTTACAATTAATATTCATTAGCGAGTTAAATGCATCACATGGTAATAGCTTAGAGATCTCGTATCCAGTAAAGGAGAAGAGACTCGAGAGACGTGAACATGAACGCTTTGAGCCTTTGATTCCACTTTATAGTTGTTTTCAAAATATAAAATATGAAATCTTCGATATAAGTGAAGGAGGGATTTCTTTTGTCTTGGGTGCATCTCAATATGAACAGCTCTTTAGTAATAAGAATGAGGTATTAAATTTTGAGGTAGGATTTGCGAAAGAAAAAATTCATGTGAAAGGCCATGTTGTAAATAAAAAGAAGATTAGACCTTATCAGATTTCAAGATTTCCATACGGTGCTTATCGAATTGCAGTTGCAATTGATAATAACCCCGAATATCGAAAGCATGTGAAAAAGCTTCAAGCGGGTTGTGATAATCTTATTAAAGATCTACTTTGA
- a CDS encoding flagellin, which produces MGLRIATNTAAQMVQKNIKQTGKASGEALEKLSSGKRINKSADDAAGLAIAKNMEAQVKGLRQASRNANDGISMVQTAEGAMNETSNILVRLRELSVQAASDTIGDTERGFLDKEYQQLVKEVDRIAESTKYGSIELLNGSGSEMDIQVGTFAGDSGQIQYDPSQTNATSSALNISGLSVSSKDDARSSMENVDEAITSLSEQRANLGAIQSRLQSSVNNLEIQATNLDSSRSVIEDADVAFESSQLASSNIAKQAGISSLAQANNLNSAALRLVG; this is translated from the coding sequence ATGGGTTTACGTATTGCAACTAATACCGCTGCGCAAATGGTGCAGAAAAACATTAAACAAACAGGTAAAGCTTCCGGGGAGGCCTTGGAGAAGTTATCGAGTGGTAAGAGGATTAATAAGTCCGCAGATGATGCTGCCGGTTTAGCGATTGCTAAGAATATGGAAGCACAAGTTAAGGGTTTACGTCAGGCTTCTCGAAACGCAAATGATGGTATTTCAATGGTTCAGACTGCTGAAGGTGCCATGAATGAAACAAGTAATATTTTAGTAAGATTGAGAGAGCTATCAGTTCAGGCCGCATCGGATACGATTGGTGATACTGAACGTGGCTTCCTTGATAAAGAATATCAGCAATTGGTTAAAGAAGTTGATCGTATTGCTGAGTCGACAAAGTATGGATCGATTGAATTATTAAATGGATCAGGTTCCGAGATGGATATTCAGGTTGGTACTTTTGCTGGCGATAGTGGGCAAATCCAATATGACCCTTCTCAAACAAATGCAACTTCATCCGCACTGAATATTTCAGGTTTAAGCGTTTCTTCTAAAGATGATGCAAGATCGTCAATGGAGAACGTGGATGAGGCCATTACGAGTTTATCAGAGCAACGAGCGAATCTCGGTGCGATTCAGTCAAGGCTGCAATCTTCGGTTAATAACCTTGAGATTCAAGCGACTAACTTAGACTCGTCTAGATCTGTAATTGAGGATGCTGACGTGGCCTTCGAGTCATCTCAATTAGCTTCTTCTAATATTGCTAAGCAAGCAGGTATCTCATCGTTAGCACAGGCTAATAATCTGAACTCTGCAGCACTTAGATTAGTAGGTTAA
- a CDS encoding flagellin, protein MGLRINTNTQSISAQRSLGQVKRTQDESLNKLSSGSRINKASDDAAGLAISEKLRANIRGTQQAARNAGDGISMIQIAEGGMNEVSNILVRLRELSVQSASDTIGDTEREFTDKEFQQLTKEVDRIAESVQFNGTSLINGEGDDKEFQIGLYNDETNDRIAYKPSAVSVKTEDLGIGGLSVATKGDAQTNLEAIDKAMTSVSGGRAELGALQNRLQSTINNLEISNENMSAANSRIRDTDVAAESANLAKANILTNSATSVLSQANASSQSALRLIG, encoded by the coding sequence ATGGGATTAAGAATTAACACGAACACACAGTCAATTTCAGCACAAAGAAGTCTAGGTCAAGTTAAGAGAACACAAGATGAGTCTTTAAACAAGCTTTCATCAGGTTCAAGAATTAACAAGGCAAGTGACGATGCTGCAGGACTTGCGATATCTGAAAAGTTAAGAGCGAATATCAGAGGTACTCAACAAGCGGCAAGAAACGCGGGTGATGGTATCTCAATGATTCAGATCGCTGAAGGTGGGATGAACGAAGTATCAAATATTTTAGTTCGTCTAAGAGAGCTTTCAGTACAATCTGCATCAGATACAATTGGTGATACTGAACGTGAATTTACTGATAAAGAATTCCAACAACTAACTAAAGAAGTTGATAGAATTGCAGAGTCAGTACAGTTTAACGGAACATCACTAATTAATGGTGAAGGTGACGATAAGGAATTCCAAATTGGTTTATATAATGATGAAACTAATGACAGAATTGCTTACAAGCCATCAGCAGTATCAGTTAAGACAGAAGACCTAGGTATTGGTGGGCTTTCTGTTGCAACAAAAGGTGACGCTCAGACTAACCTTGAGGCTATTGATAAGGCGATGACATCAGTGTCTGGTGGACGTGCGGAGCTAGGGGCTTTACAAAATAGACTACAGTCTACAATTAATAACCTAGAAATCTCTAATGAAAATATGAGTGCCGCAAATTCACGAATCAGAGATACAGATGTAGCAGCAGAGTCTGCAAACTTAGCTAAGGCGAATATCCTTACTAACTCTGCAACTTCGGTACTTTCGCAAGCAAACGCTTCGAGCCAATCTGCACTGAGACTGATCGGTTAA
- the rfaE2 gene encoding D-glycero-beta-D-manno-heptose 1-phosphate adenylyltransferase — protein sequence MKYQEAKDYVEANFSGQKIVFTNGCFDILHRGHLMYLNEAKKLGDVLIIGLNSDSSVKRLKGEDRPVNPENDRQFMLENLKAVDKVFIFDEDTPYELINAVLPNTLVKGGDWAIEQIVGHDVVTANGGQVLSLNFEDGYSTTNLIEKIQGRS from the coding sequence ATGAAATATCAAGAAGCAAAGGATTATGTTGAAGCTAACTTTAGTGGGCAAAAAATTGTTTTTACTAATGGCTGCTTTGATATTCTCCATCGTGGACATTTAATGTACTTAAATGAAGCGAAGAAGCTCGGTGATGTACTTATCATTGGACTTAATTCAGATAGCAGCGTTAAGCGTTTGAAAGGTGAAGATAGACCTGTTAATCCAGAGAATGATCGCCAATTTATGCTTGAAAATTTAAAAGCCGTTGATAAGGTTTTTATTTTTGATGAAGATACGCCGTATGAATTGATTAATGCTGTTTTACCAAATACTCTAGTTAAAGGTGGTGACTGGGCCATTGAGCAAATTGTTGGACATGATGTTGTAACGGCCAATGGTGGACAAGTGCTAAGTCTAAACTTTGAAGACGGCTATTCTACGACGAATTTAATCGAAAAGATTCAAGGTAGATCGTAA
- a CDS encoding RDD family protein, with translation MNLDTQHNKKPINLNDFEEFEDFEIEDIPFKPINEGLGFHHGRASKEVLKSARVEVTPTQSHVNNFNKVLGREKEMSVPSELEAFYRKGTESEIPKVNREIEIKSKAQDVSIARRFASYIIDMSVSLVVFAVTLAAMFLVSGLPQESFIEITLQNSNYRFLIALFVLIHIIYRITSVYRPTFGQYICGLKPKLSNEAAFNTIIERTLFEFISIPLLGLPYILGLDKKFFGNSLKKSK, from the coding sequence ATGAATTTAGATACACAACATAATAAGAAACCAATAAATTTAAATGACTTCGAAGAATTTGAAGACTTTGAAATTGAAGATATACCATTTAAGCCAATTAATGAAGGTCTAGGCTTTCACCATGGAAGAGCAAGTAAAGAAGTATTAAAAAGTGCCAGAGTTGAAGTTACACCAACTCAGTCACATGTTAATAACTTTAATAAAGTTCTTGGCCGTGAAAAAGAAATGAGTGTTCCATCAGAACTTGAAGCTTTCTATCGTAAAGGAACTGAGTCTGAGATTCCTAAAGTAAATCGTGAAATTGAAATTAAGAGTAAAGCTCAAGATGTTTCAATTGCAAGGCGTTTTGCTTCTTACATAATTGATATGAGTGTGTCTTTAGTTGTTTTTGCTGTCACATTAGCTGCAATGTTTTTAGTAAGTGGCCTACCTCAAGAGTCATTTATTGAAATCACACTTCAAAATTCAAATTATAGATTTTTGATTGCTTTATTTGTACTGATTCATATTATCTATCGTATAACATCAGTTTATAGACCTACTTTTGGTCAATACATCTGTGGATTAAAACCAAAGCTTTCTAATGAAGCAGCATTTAATACTATTATTGAAAGAACTTTATTTGAATTCATTTCAATTCCACTTTTAGGTCTTCCATATATTCTAGGACTTGATAAGAAGTTCTTTGGAAATAGTTTAAAAAAGAGTAAGTAA
- a CDS encoding 16S rRNA (uracil(1498)-N(3))-methyltransferase, translating into MRAIYTRDDLSPSIDGILSFSDDRSHHLIKVVRVKKGDEVLLLDGQGGRYTSEVINCTKREVSLKIKSFEKVDKFSNIDLAIGLPKREAFENALKNATQVGISEVFPFQADYSNWSIKNFDRVSSVIESSLIQSNNPYMPIVHHETASLDALFEIFHQYDYIFLTTLSRANGNDIEDIKSIKDKRILIIIGPEGGLSNREEELMFKENNVIGLRLATPILKTESAVLTIVGYVLGKFDVK; encoded by the coding sequence ATGCGTGCTATTTATACTCGAGATGATCTTTCTCCATCGATTGATGGAATACTAAGCTTTTCAGATGATCGAAGCCACCACTTAATTAAAGTCGTAAGAGTTAAAAAAGGCGATGAAGTACTACTACTTGATGGTCAAGGTGGTCGTTATACAAGTGAAGTTATAAATTGCACCAAGAGAGAAGTTTCTCTTAAAATAAAATCCTTTGAGAAAGTAGATAAGTTTTCAAATATCGACTTAGCAATAGGTCTTCCAAAAAGAGAGGCTTTTGAAAACGCACTTAAGAATGCAACTCAAGTCGGTATCTCTGAAGTATTTCCGTTTCAAGCAGATTATTCTAACTGGTCAATAAAGAACTTTGATCGTGTTAGCTCTGTAATTGAAAGCTCGTTAATTCAATCTAATAATCCTTATATGCCGATTGTGCATCATGAAACTGCTAGTTTAGATGCTCTTTTTGAGATCTTCCATCAGTATGATTATATATTCCTAACGACATTATCCCGTGCAAATGGTAATGATATCGAAGACATTAAAAGCATCAAAGATAAACGTATTTTAATTATCATTGGACCGGAGGGTGGTCTCTCTAACCGTGAAGAAGAACTTATGTTTAAAGAGAATAATGTAATTGGCCTTAGGCTAGCGACACCTATTCTCAAAACGGAAAGTGCAGTACTGACAATTGTGGGCTATGTACTTGGAAAATTTGATGTTAAATAA
- a CDS encoding 50S ribosomal protein L11 methyltransferase, whose translation MSVKTEIFKIVTIEFQSSSQCEEVNKIALNDFEVDGIEEFSMEEARVDEILGERAYSGGDVPESVIDEVVDISDDQDVKKFNYFFFQGDINRAHDFVKAIEGMDLSIEVKDEEYSDWNEVWKKHYAPIEVTPELSVIPEWFKEEDYKSNNNNIYIIPGMGFGTGEHETTYLCLKHFMAVKDSFKDKDLCLDFGCGSGILGIGAIKKSNMLVDFVDIDPAALDNCHENLKLNLDEDRLNGHRLVARKRFNLDDKYKLVFANILMHVLVSEKEVLLDSLDDNGYLVLSGILNEQVNDVIEEYKSLKKIDVLSKGDWSAILLRKE comes from the coding sequence ATGTCTGTAAAAACTGAAATCTTTAAAATTGTTACGATCGAGTTTCAAAGTAGCTCACAATGTGAAGAAGTAAATAAAATCGCCCTTAATGACTTTGAAGTTGATGGGATTGAAGAATTCTCAATGGAAGAAGCTCGTGTTGATGAAATTTTAGGAGAAAGAGCCTATTCTGGTGGAGATGTTCCAGAATCTGTTATTGATGAAGTCGTTGATATATCAGATGACCAAGATGTGAAAAAGTTTAATTACTTTTTCTTCCAAGGTGACATTAATAGGGCCCATGATTTTGTTAAAGCGATTGAAGGTATGGACTTATCTATTGAAGTTAAGGATGAGGAATACTCAGATTGGAATGAAGTTTGGAAAAAGCACTATGCACCTATTGAAGTAACTCCAGAGCTAAGTGTAATTCCTGAATGGTTTAAAGAAGAAGATTACAAATCAAATAATAACAATATCTATATTATTCCTGGAATGGGCTTCGGTACAGGTGAGCATGAAACAACTTATTTATGCTTGAAACATTTTATGGCCGTTAAGGATTCATTTAAGGATAAAGATCTGTGTCTAGACTTTGGATGTGGATCTGGAATTCTAGGTATTGGTGCAATCAAAAAGAGTAATATGCTCGTAGACTTTGTTGATATTGATCCAGCAGCACTTGATAATTGTCATGAAAACTTAAAACTTAATTTAGATGAAGATCGCTTAAATGGACATCGACTAGTTGCTCGTAAACGCTTTAATCTTGATGATAAGTACAAGTTAGTTTTTGCAAATATACTTATGCATGTTCTTGTTTCAGAAAAGGAAGTACTCCTAGATTCCCTAGATGATAATGGTTATTTAGTTTTATCTGGAATCTTAAATGAACAAGTTAATGATGTAATTGAAGAGTATAAGTCTTTGAAGAAAATTGATGTATTATCTAAAGGTGATTGGTCTGCAATTCTTTTAAGAAAGGAGTAG
- a CDS encoding ABC transporter substrate-binding protein, translating to MSRILSILLISFLSSMVYGASLNVAISSSPNSLSPFFSTDANSQNINRLINASLIDFDSNMQPICQLCESFKEFRTKENYKIRFKLKPGLKFSNGEELTSKDVQKSHFYFTETAKIKSIFRFAFGNITEVKIIDKLTFELIYKSFGLDHLPNLVLFKIIQIPNYDVVDKVEMVDIVGAGDYKITKIAPLQIDLKSLKKGHYDLNFVVVKDETTLSLKLIKGEIDLSVANISPRKVNYLEKNSDVNVQKVLGTDYNFIGLNQKKGVLQNVNIRKALSHLVPRNKIIEYKFKNNAVASNGLFAKSFKSFYIDMPVDEFDPKVAYDLFLKAGFVRKNGVWYDPEGKTFSLTWKTSSNKFQQELVTIIKNEFEKFGLVVNVVPQEWGTFLRGVKRGEYDLYLGRWIGFTGQDMLKFAFYSENMAPKGANRVFFDNKEFDNLIVKAEQTIDKKKEVALYKKANIVVNEQYPYISLWHPHVIWVMSKCIKLKEIYPNGNFLVLKEIENVCKN from the coding sequence ATGTCTAGAATTTTATCTATTTTGCTAATTTCTTTCCTAAGTTCAATGGTTTACGGAGCGAGTCTTAATGTCGCAATCTCATCATCGCCTAATAGCTTAAGCCCATTTTTTTCAACTGATGCAAATTCGCAAAATATCAATCGTCTTATTAATGCATCACTAATCGACTTTGACAGTAATATGCAACCTATTTGTCAGTTGTGTGAATCGTTCAAGGAATTTCGCACAAAGGAAAATTATAAGATTCGCTTTAAACTTAAGCCAGGTCTCAAATTTTCTAACGGTGAAGAATTAACTTCTAAAGATGTTCAAAAGTCTCATTTTTATTTCACAGAAACGGCTAAGATCAAATCAATTTTTAGATTCGCATTTGGAAATATAACAGAAGTTAAGATTATAGATAAATTAACATTCGAATTAATTTATAAGAGTTTTGGCCTTGATCATCTTCCCAACTTAGTTCTATTTAAAATTATTCAAATTCCTAATTACGACGTTGTCGATAAGGTTGAAATGGTCGATATTGTAGGTGCAGGTGATTATAAGATTACTAAAATTGCTCCACTACAAATCGACTTGAAGTCACTTAAGAAAGGTCATTATGATTTAAATTTTGTTGTCGTTAAAGATGAAACAACCCTTTCTTTGAAGCTTATTAAAGGTGAGATTGATCTTTCTGTCGCTAATATTTCACCTCGTAAGGTTAACTACTTAGAAAAGAATAGTGATGTGAATGTTCAAAAGGTTTTGGGAACAGATTATAATTTTATAGGACTAAATCAAAAGAAGGGTGTTCTACAAAATGTTAATATTAGAAAGGCGTTAAGCCATCTCGTTCCACGTAACAAAATTATAGAATATAAATTTAAAAATAATGCTGTTGCATCTAATGGACTGTTCGCAAAATCATTTAAGAGTTTCTATATAGACATGCCCGTCGATGAGTTTGATCCTAAAGTCGCTTATGATCTTTTTTTAAAAGCGGGCTTTGTAAGGAAGAATGGTGTTTGGTACGACCCAGAAGGTAAGACATTCTCTCTAACTTGGAAGACTAGTAGTAATAAGTTTCAACAAGAACTTGTTACAATTATCAAGAATGAATTCGAAAAATTTGGTCTCGTTGTTAATGTTGTCCCTCAGGAGTGGGGAACATTTCTTAGGGGAGTCAAAAGAGGGGAATATGATCTTTATTTAGGGCGTTGGATCGGCTTTACTGGTCAAGATATGCTTAAGTTCGCTTTTTACTCTGAAAATATGGCCCCAAAAGGTGCAAATCGTGTCTTTTTTGATAATAAAGAATTCGATAATTTAATTGTAAAGGCAGAGCAAACTATTGATAAGAAGAAGGAAGTTGCTCTTTATAAAAAAGCCAATATTGTAGTAAACGAACAATACCCATATATTAGTTTATGGCACCCGCATGTTATTTGGGTGATGAGTAAATGTATAAAACTGAAAGAGATTTATCCAAATGGAAACTTTCTAGTTTTAAAGGAAATTGAGAATGTCTGTAAAAACTGA
- the udk gene encoding uridine kinase, with protein MKLIGITGGSGSGKTTFASKVISKLPKEKVSVLSMDSYYLPEQPKEHYTKSGRPNYDHPQAFDWPLLQQHITALKNDESIEVPNYDFKTSNRTATTTTLKPTPVVLFEGIFTLFDQEIREKLDIRCFLHVEADIRFTRRLNRDVAERGRSLESVINQYYDSVRPMYEKFLAPQRQYADFIVGEETDVASEILAARLLQLVEHNKEFELLLNSTKGS; from the coding sequence ATGAAGCTAATTGGAATCACTGGTGGTTCAGGTTCAGGAAAAACTACTTTTGCATCAAAGGTAATTTCTAAACTACCAAAAGAGAAAGTGTCAGTTCTATCAATGGACTCTTACTATCTACCAGAGCAACCAAAAGAGCATTATACGAAATCAGGACGACCAAATTACGACCATCCTCAAGCATTTGACTGGCCTCTCCTTCAACAACATATTACAGCACTGAAGAATGACGAGTCGATTGAAGTTCCAAATTACGATTTCAAAACGAGTAATCGTACCGCTACAACGACGACTTTAAAACCTACACCAGTTGTTCTCTTTGAAGGAATCTTCACACTTTTTGATCAAGAAATTAGAGAGAAATTAGATATACGTTGCTTTCTCCATGTTGAAGCAGATATTCGCTTCACAAGAAGACTTAATCGAGATGTTGCAGAAAGAGGTAGAAGTTTAGAAAGTGTTATCAATCAATACTACGATAGCGTACGTCCAATGTATGAAAAGTTTTTAGCACCTCAAAGACAATATGCAGACTTCATCGTTGGAGAAGAAACTGATGTTGCATCTGAGATATTAGCTGCAAGATTACTACAATTAGTTGAACACAATAAAGAATTCGAATTATTGCTGAATTCGACAAAAGGATCTTAA
- a CDS encoding ribonuclease J, whose amino-acid sequence MSNLNISPLGGVGQIGSNATLVSYKNTNLIIDSGILFPYEDCFDINYLIPDLKNVEVEIDALIITHGHEDHIGAISHYIERFPEAEVYAPTFAKELIEDKLSYLNLSKKINRLESQLILNEIEIDIVHVNHSIPNTKGIHLGIKEIDTGVLFISDFKCDFNSEYEEPIELEKINLLSKKFSNRIAMLDSTNITSSNDRTTSESELKKDLSTFISDAKGRVFITCFASNIHRLQTIFNIAQELKLKVVPYGRSLLKYTQIARECEIFNDHGLVREVESVADLKKKHIILCSGSQGEFRGTVKRITSTSDKYYKLNETDTFIFSSKAIPGNEKKLSLLYNEITDKGCEVITHYNGMIHASGHPGKADLKDVYDHYKPTIAIPIHGETYFLRKHCEFIKSILPNTQAIEIKNHDCISFTQDGKLKVNRSQEIPPILIHGNRIVIEREKISERRKMATLGTVFVSISNNSLKRSKHRVHVTTMGIPEDSDQISQLQEICFDYFNENGTIDQRTERIRVAVRRYFQNILGYRPLAIVHIC is encoded by the coding sequence ATGTCTAACTTAAATATTTCACCTCTCGGCGGAGTTGGACAGATTGGTTCTAACGCGACTTTAGTATCATATAAAAATACAAACCTGATTATCGATAGTGGAATTCTATTTCCTTACGAAGACTGTTTTGATATCAACTACTTGATTCCAGATTTAAAAAATGTTGAAGTTGAGATTGATGCTTTAATTATTACTCACGGCCACGAAGATCATATTGGTGCGATATCTCACTATATTGAAAGATTTCCTGAAGCAGAAGTATATGCTCCAACTTTCGCAAAAGAACTAATTGAAGATAAATTATCGTATTTGAATCTTTCAAAAAAAATAAATCGCTTAGAGAGTCAATTAATCCTCAATGAAATTGAAATAGACATCGTCCATGTTAATCACTCTATTCCAAACACTAAAGGGATTCATCTTGGTATCAAAGAAATCGATACTGGAGTGCTTTTTATTTCCGATTTCAAGTGTGATTTTAATTCGGAATACGAGGAACCTATTGAATTAGAAAAGATCAATCTTCTGTCTAAGAAATTTAGTAATAGAATTGCAATGCTAGATTCTACAAATATTACAAGCAGCAATGATAGAACGACATCAGAGTCGGAACTAAAAAAAGACTTATCCACTTTTATTTCAGACGCTAAGGGACGAGTATTCATAACTTGCTTTGCTTCTAACATTCATCGCCTACAAACTATTTTCAATATTGCTCAAGAACTCAAATTGAAAGTCGTTCCCTATGGTCGTTCATTACTTAAGTACACACAAATTGCTAGAGAATGTGAAATCTTCAATGATCATGGACTAGTGCGTGAAGTTGAGTCAGTAGCAGACTTAAAGAAAAAACATATTATTCTTTGCTCAGGTAGCCAAGGCGAGTTCAGAGGAACAGTAAAAAGAATTACAAGTACAAGTGATAAGTATTATAAACTTAATGAAACCGATACTTTCATCTTTAGTTCAAAAGCTATACCGGGAAATGAAAAAAAATTATCTCTTCTTTATAATGAAATTACAGATAAGGGTTGTGAAGTCATAACACATTACAATGGAATGATTCACGCATCTGGCCATCCTGGTAAAGCAGACCTTAAAGATGTATACGATCACTATAAACCAACGATTGCTATTCCAATTCATGGGGAAACATATTTTCTAAGAAAGCATTGCGAATTTATAAAATCAATCCTTCCTAATACACAAGCTATTGAGATTAAAAATCACGACTGCATTTCATTTACACAAGATGGTAAATTAAAAGTTAATCGTTCACAGGAGATTCCTCCAATTTTAATCCACGGCAATAGAATTGTTATTGAGCGCGAAAAAATTTCAGAAAGAAGAAAAATGGCCACCCTCGGTACAGTCTTTGTTTCTATTTCAAATAATAGTCTAAAACGTTCAAAACATAGAGTTCACGTAACAACAATGGGGATACCTGAGGATTCAGATCAAATTAGTCAACTACAAGAAATTTGCTTTGATTACTTTAACGAAAATGGAACGATCGATCAGAGAACAGAACGCATCAGGGTAGCGGTAAGAAGATATTTTCAAAATATACTAGGATATAGGCCTCTGGCCATTGTTCATATTTGCTAA
- the ftsZ gene encoding cell division protein FtsZ, which yields MFEISDNNELKLTEGAKIRVVGVGGGGCNAVNTMIKAGLTGVEYIVANTDSQALAVNLAPTKVQLGVELTKGLGAGANPEVGRKAALDEYEMLSQVLEGSDMVFITAGMGGGTGTGAAPVIAKLARELGALTVGVVTKPFIFEGKKRMRQASTGIQTLEENVDSLITIPNQRLLQLAGESLSLVETFMKADEVLLNAVRGISDLINTTGHINADFADVSTVMSNKGLALMGTGLCAGPDRAIKAANEAISSPLLEDISIDGATGIIINITGGSSMTMHEVNEAATLIMEAADEDAEVIFGSVVDDELEDNIKVTVIATGLGGREAAVNVAPQQELRRPVVQESKPVYVAPVAPAAPLVEEKPVYEQPVAQPAMQQAAYHEAPVQSNPQVDAMREIQMEAQREQLVQDTVVESSRAHSFDGDNLETTQRPSLTDSIREAASQYEASKSEVDPWANEKVLTGNNTAEKSDRPKSIAEKLGFINFDEDELDTPSYLRKEETQQPSGTETFRQVER from the coding sequence ATGTTCGAAATTTCTGACAACAACGAATTAAAACTAACTGAAGGCGCGAAGATTCGCGTTGTTGGTGTTGGTGGCGGTGGCTGTAATGCCGTAAACACAATGATTAAGGCCGGTCTAACTGGTGTTGAATATATTGTTGCTAACACTGACTCACAAGCACTTGCTGTAAACTTAGCACCAACAAAAGTACAACTAGGTGTTGAGCTAACTAAAGGTCTTGGCGCTGGGGCCAACCCAGAAGTAGGTCGTAAAGCAGCTCTAGATGAGTATGAAATGCTAAGCCAGGTTCTAGAGGGATCTGACATGGTATTTATCACTGCCGGTATGGGTGGTGGAACAGGAACTGGTGCAGCTCCTGTAATTGCAAAACTTGCACGTGAGCTTGGTGCTCTTACTGTTGGTGTTGTTACAAAACCATTTATCTTCGAAGGTAAGAAGAGAATGAGACAAGCATCAACTGGTATCCAAACTCTAGAGGAAAATGTTGATTCACTAATTACAATTCCTAACCAAAGACTTCTTCAATTAGCAGGTGAAAGCTTATCTTTAGTAGAAACTTTCATGAAAGCTGATGAAGTACTTTTAAATGCAGTTAGAGGTATCTCTGACCTTATCAATACTACTGGTCATATCAATGCTGACTTTGCAGACGTTTCAACTGTTATGTCTAATAAAGGACTTGCTCTAATGGGTACAGGTCTTTGTGCAGGTCCAGATAGAGCTATTAAAGCAGCTAATGAAGCTATCTCTTCACCACTACTGGAAGATATTTCAATTGATGGTGCAACTGGTATCATCATTAACATCACTGGTGGTTCTTCAATGACTATGCATGAAGTAAATGAAGCAGCTACTTTAATTATGGAAGCAGCTGATGAAGATGCAGAAGTAATCTTTGGTTCTGTAGTTGATGATGAGCTTGAAGATAATATCAAAGTAACAGTAATCGCTACTGGTCTTGGTGGTCGTGAAGCAGCTGTTAATGTAGCTCCTCAACAAGAACTTAGAAGACCAGTTGTTCAAGAGTCTAAGCCAGTATATGTAGCACCTGTAGCTCCAGCTGCTCCACTTGTTGAAGAAAAGCCAGTTTATGAGCAACCAGTTGCTCAACCTGCTATGCAACAAGCTGCTTACCATGAAGCTCCTGTTCAATCTAACCCACAGGTAGATGCAATGAGAGAGATTCAAATGGAAGCTCAACGTGAACAACTTGTACAAGATACAGTAGTTGAAAGTTCAAGAGCTCACTCATTTGATGGTGATAACTTAGAAACGACTCAAAGACCAAGTCTTACTGATTCAATTAGAGAAGCTGCATCTCAATATGAAGCTTCAAAGTCTGAAGTAGACCCATGGGCCAATGAGAAAGTATTAACTGGGAACAATACTGCTGAGAAATCAGATCGTCCAAAATCAATTGCGGAAAAACTAGGTTTTATCAATTTTGATGAAGATGAATTAGATACTCCTTCATACTTAAGAAAAGAAGAAACACAACAACCTTCTGGAACTGAAACTTTTCGCCAAGTAGAGCGATAG